A single Salmo trutta chromosome 14, fSalTru1.1, whole genome shotgun sequence DNA region contains:
- the krt18b gene encoding keratin, type I cytoskeletal 18b, producing MSYRPSNSHISFQRTTPVSSYRAASTYGGAGGQGTRISSAAYGGLRSGAPASSSSYSSSSFKVSGGGMGTGIGGGMGAGKGGLINAAAAGGGSGHVMGNEKGAMQNLNDRLANYLETVRNLEQANGQLEMKIREALEKGGPDARDYSKYSTILDDLRKKVFDATVDNASIVLQIDNARLAADDFRVKFESEYSICQSVEADIAGLKKVIDNTNMGRMNVESEIEAVREELIFLRKNHDNEVTEMRTQISQSGVQVDVDAPKGQDLSLVMEEMRANYEKMALNNAKDLKVWHENQISDVQVQVSQNTEALQGAQMEMSDLQRQLQTLEIELASQQSLKSSLEDTLRNTEMRSNMEVEKYNAILIRLEGELTNLRGNIQQQGQEYEALLNMKMKLEAEIATYRSLLDGGDFKLQDAMDELKP from the exons ATGAGTTACAGACCGTCCAACAGCCACATCTCCTTCCAACGCACCACGCCCGTGTCCTCCTACCGGGCTGCCAGCACCTATGGCGGAGCTGGCGGCCAGGGCACCCGCATCTCCTCCGCAGCTTACGGGGGCCTCCGCAGTGGTGCCCCAGCCAGCTCTTCCTCCTACTCCTCATCCTCCTTTAAGGTGAGCGGCGGTGGTATGGGCACTGGCATTGGTGGTGGCATGGGTGCCGGCAAGGGTGGTTTGATCAACGCTGCGGCAGCAGGTGGTGGCAGCGGTCACGTCATGGGCAACGAGAAGGGGGCCATGCAGAACCTGAACGACCGCCTAGCCAACTACCTGGAGACAGTGAGGAACCTGGAGCAGGCCAACGGACAACTGGAGATGAAGATCCGAGAGGCCCTGGAGAAGGGAGGACCGGACGCCCGCGACTATAGCAAGTACAGCACCATACTGGACGACCTGCGCAAGAAG GTCTTCGATGCGACAGTGGATAACGCTAGTATTGTCCTCCAAATTGATAATGCTCGCTTAGCTGCAGATGACTTCAGAGTGAA ATTTGAATCTGAGTACAGCATTTGTCAGTCAGTGGAGGCAGACATCGCCGGGCTGAAGAAGGTCATCGATAACACCAACATGGGCAGGATGAATGTGGAGAGTGAGATTGAGGCCGTGAGGGAGGAGCTCATCTTCCTCAGGAAGAACCATGACAAT GAGGTGACGGAAATGAGGACCCAGATCTCCCAGTCGGGGGTGCAGGTGGACGTGGACGCCCCTAAAGGTCAGGACCTGAGTCTGGTCATGGAGGAGATGAGGGCCAACTACGAGAAGATGGCTCTGAATAACGCAAAGGACCTCAAAGTGTGGCACGAAAACCAG ATCTCAGACGTACAGGTGCAGGTATCCCAGAACACAGAGGCCCTGCAAGGGGCCCAGATGGAGATGAGCGACCTACAGAGACAGCTACAGACCCTCGAGATCGAGCTGGCATCCCAACAGAGCTTG AAATCCTCCTTGGAAGACACCTTGCGTAACACAGAGATGCGTTCCAATATGGAGGTGGAGAAGTACAATGCTATCCTCATCCGTCTGGAGGGTGAGCTGACCAACCTGCGGGGCAACATCCAGCAGCAGGGCCAGGAGTATGAGGCACTGCTCAATATGAAGATGAAGCTAGAGGCCGAGATCGCCACCTACAGGAGCCTGCTTGATGGGGGAGACTTCAA GCTTCAAGACGCTATGGATGAACTGAAACCATAA